A portion of the Pseudorasbora parva isolate DD20220531a chromosome 1, ASM2467924v1, whole genome shotgun sequence genome contains these proteins:
- the tmem179ba gene encoding transmembrane protein 179B: MRAAVHVVLVRAYTHAMALPWFLLVELLLYASCFICGIITAASVTISQGSFGGKCMLYGSVHLNNTSIAVLSSSSPSLCYFVSAISVCVAVFCFSLTLYWIYVACFDGEVKREKLWMNITLGLSGVFLFFLLVTGCILKIGRDRLCDSVLHILSNLTKCEEAQDKAWLSPITGSQFYSRLHSAETAVWVNFFFWVIIAGLVLLQRNKRSEPQAGGEDPSVTPSESEPFFNRPGRP; the protein is encoded by the exons ATGCGCGCTGCCGTGCATGTGGTGCTGGTGCGCGCATACACACACGCTATGGCGCTGCCGTGGTTTCTTTTGGTGGAGCTGCTTCTGTACGCCAGCTGTTTCATCTGCGGGATCATCACAGCCGCCTCGGTCACAATCTCACAG GGAAGTTTTGGTGGGAAGTGTATGCTGTACGGTTCAGTGCATCTGAACAACACATCAATCGCTGTGCTTTCATCCAGTTCTCCCTCTCTCTGTTACTTTGTGTCAgccatctctgtgtgtgtggctgtcttTTGCTTTTCACTCACTCTCTATTGGATCTACGTCGCTTGTTTTGACGGAGAGGTAAAAAG AGAGAAATTATGGATGAACATTACCCTTGGTTTGTCTGGagtcttcctcttcttcctcttgGTGACGGGATGCATCCTGAAAATTGGCAGGGACAGACTGTGTGACTCTGTGCTTCATATACTGAGCAATTTAACAAA ATGTGAAGAAGCGCAAGATAAGGCTTGGTTGAGCCCTATAACTGGGAGCCAGTTTTACTCCAGACTGCACAGTGCAGAG ACAGCAGTATGGGTGAATTTCTTCTTTTGGGTGATCATAGCAGGTCTGGTCCTGCTCCAGCGTAACAAACGGTCAGAACCCCAGGCAGGAGGAGAGGACCCATCAGTGACCCCTTCAGAATCCGAGCCCTTCTTCAACCGCCCAGGACGTCCTTAG
- the prox3 gene encoding prospero homeobox 3 produces MDSPSDRFHQQPSQMCPFELYHSLPDSNPSSHRFSPGSLSSHPLFSPLMHTNSASQRWGSFRQRQGLFPGLLVDDDISEEDVFGKREFAVGAIPSLQRCHGERGQSSAPEPGNWGQDFGRVKRPRMDSATRNEEEAGREGKRGRKSRASVRMGERKGAEQGNRRESREGRKRQRQELKLQLEETRGKLLELQRKVWRVYGGHADDEKGGQEEQENGAINLDEVAEMFSDSDDPLISSGFSPPRCSSKKNDETSGNGLFPETSVDLDLELNGDQVWLGCSLVRGEWESAEGGQKFAQALKQELANVVAQVIDRVVRLYAETDPATLASAPQETSMALDLNSDRRPRPHAVEQVEALPLVTKSPQDKRAPIVQSVHKDLLLPPANPSLPPLPQPPLPALLPPRSKDHHFLPSYPPDNPVPLPLLHYTMQNLFARSLSGLPLHKDCLSESFMDFRSHNAAFPPLPLLGQLDPSPSDRAREGGMRGGGAGMVDGGDAALYLAAGSSQEGLSPCHLKKAKLMFFYTRYPSSSTLKTYFPDVKFNRCVTSQLIKWFSNFREFFYIQMERFARQAAREGLTSARERSLRLGRDTELYRILNMHYNKSNDYQVPERFVEISELALREFFTAIQSGRDADPCWKKAIYKIICKLDSPVPDSFRLPGCPTDNYRMG; encoded by the exons ATGGATTCCCCTTCGGATCGATTTCATCAGCAGCCTTCCCAGATGTGTCCCTTCGAACTGTATCACAGCCTGCCAGATTCAAACCCCTCAAGCCACCGATTTTCCCCCGGCAGCCTGTCTTCCCACCCGCTCTTCTCCCCTCTCATGCACACCAACAGTGCGTCCCAAAGGTGGGGTAGTTTTCGGCAGCGTCAGGGCTTGTTCCCTGGGCTTCTGGTAGATGATGATATAAGTGAGGAGGATGTGTTTGGGAAGAGGGAGTTTGCAGTCGGGGCTATCCCATCATTGCAGCGCTGTCATGGAGAACGGGGACAAAGCTCGGCTCCTGAGCCCGGCAACTGGGGGCAGGATTTCGGGAGAGTCAAGAGACCCAGGATGGACTCGGCAACTAGAAATGAAGAAGAAGCGGGGAGAGAGGGCAAGAGAGGGAGGAAGAGTAGAGCTTCGGTTAGAATGGGCGAGAGGAAGGGAGCGGAACAAGGGAACAGAAGGGAAAGCAGGGAGGGCAGGAAGCGGCAGCGACAAGAACTGAAGCTTCAGCTGGAGGAAACCAGAGGGAAACTTCTTGAACTCCAGCGCAAGGTGTGGAGAGTTTACGGAGGACATGCGGATGACGAGAAAGGAGGCCAGGAGGAACAAGAGAACGGGGCGATCAATCTCGACGAGGTCGCTGAGATGTTTTCCGACAGCGACGATCCACTCATCAGCAGCGGATTTTCTCCTCCGCGCTGTTCGTCCAAGAAAAACGATGAAACCAGTGGGAATGGCTTATTTCCGGAGACCTCCGTGGACCTGGACTTGGAGTTAAATGGCGATCAGGTGTGGCTGGGCTGCAGTTTGGTCAGGGGTGAGTGGGAGAGCGCAGAAGGAGGGCAGAAGTTTGCTCAAGCTCTAAAGCAGGAGCTTGCAAATGTTGTGGCTCAAGTTATCGACAGAGTTGTCCGTCTCTATGCTGAAACCGACCCCGCGACACTCGCATCCGCACCCCAAGAAACCAGCATGGCGTTGGATCTAAACTCAGACAGAAGGCCGAGACCTCACGCGGTAGAGCAGGTGGAAGCTTTGCCACTTGTCACAAAGAGTCCTCAAGACAAGAGGGCCCCTATCGTTCAAAGTGTACACAAGGACCTCCTCCTCCCTCCAGCCAATCCCAGCCTCCCTCCGCTACCCCAGCCCCCTCTCCCGGCACTTTTACCCCCCAGGAGCAAAGACCACCACTTCCTGCCCTCCTATCCCCCAGACAACCCCGTCCCCTTGCCCCTTCTTCACTACACCATGCAGAATCTCTTTGCCCGCTCCCTCTCCGGTTTGCCTCTTCATAAGGACTGCCTGTCTGAATCTTTTATGGACTTCCGTTCACACAACGCTGCGTTCCCACCCCTCCCATTGTTGGGGCAGCTCGACCCCTCTCCGTCAGATAGAGCGAGAGAAGGAGGGATGAGGGGAGGCGGAGCAGGAATGGTGGATGGAGGAGATGCAGCACTCTATCTTGCCGCTGGATCA TCTCAGGAAGGTCTCTCTCCGTGCCACCTGAAGAAAGCCAAACTCATGTTCTTCTACACACGCTACCCCAGCTCCAGCACACTGAAGACATATTTCCCTGATGTCAAA TTCAATCGTTGTGTCACTTCCCAGCTGATTAAGTGGTTCAGTAACTTCCGGGAGTTCTTCTATATCCAGATGGAGCGCTTTGCCCGCCAGGCAGCCAGAGAGGGGCTTACATCTGCCAGGGAAAGATCACTCCGCCTGGGCAGAGACACTGAGCTTTACCGCATTCTCAACATGCACTACAATAAGAGCAATGATTACCAG GTTCCAGAGAGGTTTGTGGAGATATCCGAGTTAGCCCTGAGGGAGTTTTTCACTGCCATACAGAGTGGTCGGGATGCTGATCCGTGCTGGAAGAAGGCCATCTACAAGATCATCTGTAAATTAGACAGCCCAGTGCCTGACAGTTTCCGGCTGCCCGGCTGCCCAACGGACAACTACCGGATGGGTTAA